A genomic window from Populus alba chromosome 19, ASM523922v2, whole genome shotgun sequence includes:
- the LOC118048638 gene encoding probable disease resistance protein At4g27220 produces MVRSDDPFWKEVEDMNDGSMKCKFCGHLFANGTSISRIKWHLSGERGHGVGICGQVPQEVQEAAFLAMHVGNKRHKSIASSSNVNDYAISTCPQEQDNAVLVNLAQGVGRERIQSRLEAANGMEYTGEGSFQHVDRSVSPWRLRVDAHENRGEATPGTDLVDQFADGTWVQIHSALSKEQKLNAISTYLMLEEEDVERLHDGFETIPRTENLQHLERGISCERPSINQAGEPRGDSSQPTDPLCLDHGRYYDQLCAPSLSKDVIMYDVQNMVRVRTEPVEEEGVENSGRLVRPDAGARSSISLKYNTSETRGVPLPTSSTKLVGQALEENTKVIWSLLMDDKVSTIGIYGMGGVGKTTILKHVHNELLQRRDICDHVWWVTVSQDFSINRLQNLIANRLDLDLPSEDDELHRAAKLSEELRKEQKWILILDDLWNNFELHKVGIPKKLKGCKLIMTTRSKTICHRMACQHKIKVKPLSNGEALTLFMEKLQRDVALSPEVEGIAKAVARECAGLPLGIITVAGSLSGVHDLHEWRTTLKKLRESEFRDKEVFKLLRFSYDRLGDLALQQCLLYCALFPEDGVIEREKLIGYLIDEGIIKGMRSRGDAFDEGHTMLNILENVCLLESVKMKFDDIRRVKMHDLIRDMAIHILQENLQYMVKAGAQLKELPDAEEWTENLMRVSLMKNMIQEIPSSHSPRCPYLSTLLLCQNRLLGFIADSFFKQLHGLKVLDLSCTGIKNLPESVSDLVSLTALLLSCCDNLKHVPSLKKLTELKRLDLYWTPLEKMPQGMECLTNLRYLRLNGCGEKEFPCGILPKLSHLQVFELKQSMRTSYAPITVKGKEVGSLRNLETLECHFEDFSDFVEYLRSRDGIQSLSTYKILVGMVDYLYWENIDDFPSKTAGLCNLSINRDGDFQVKFLNGIQRLICERINARSLCDVLSLENATELEDINIRDCNNMESLVSSSWFCYAPPPLPSYNGMFSGLKGFYCGGCKSMKMLFPLVLLPNLVNLERIEVMLCEKMEEIIGTTDEESSTSNTITELTLPKLRTLELDCLPELKSICSAKLTCNSLEDISVMYCEKLKRMPICLPLLENGQPSPPPSLKYIRACPEEWWETVVEWEHSKAKDVLHPFVKFEYW; encoded by the coding sequence ATGGTTAGATCAGATGATCCGTTTTGGAAGGAAGTTGAAGATATGAATGATGGAAGCATGAAGTGTAAGTTTTGTGGGCATTTATTTGCCAATGGTACTTCCATTTcgaggatcaaatggcatttatCAGGAGAGAGAGGGCATggtgttgggatttgtggtCAGGTGCCTCAAGAAGTTCAAGAAGCAGCCTTTCTAGCTATGCATGTTGgcaacaaaagacataaaagcATAGCAAGTTCAAGCAATGTTAATGATTATGCCATTTCCACCTGTCCACAAGAACAAGACAATGCAGTACTTGTTAATTTGGCACAAGGTGTTGGGCGTGAGAGAATTCAATCGCGTTTAGAAGCGGCAAATGGTATGGAATACACTGGTGAAGGATCTTTTCAGCATGTTGACAGAAGTGTCTCTCCTTGGAGACTCAGAGTTGATGCTCATGAGAATAGAGGAGAAGCAACACCAGGAACAGATTTAGTGGATCAATTTGCTGATGGTACTTGGGTTCAGATACACTCTGCCCTTTCAAAGGAGCAGAAGCTGAATGCAATCTCTACCTATTTAATGCTGGAAGAGGAGGATGTGGAGCGTCTGCATGATGGATTTGAAACTATACCTAGAACAGAAAACCTGCAGCATCTGGAGAGAGGTATCTCTTGTGAGAGGCCATCAATTAATCAAGCTGGTGAGCCTCGAGGAGATTCATCCCAACCAACAGATCCATTGTGTCTTGACCATGGAAGATATTATGATCAACTCTGTGCACCTTCACTAAGCAAAGATGTCATTATGTATGATGTGCAGAACATGGTTAGAGTGAGGACAGAACCAGTGGAGGAGGAGGGTGTGGAGAATAGTGGAAGATTAGTGCGGCCTGACGCTGGAGCTAGATCTTCTATAAGCCTTAAATACAACACAAGTGAGACTAGAGGAGTTCCATTACCAACTAGCTCTACAAAGCTAGTGGGTCAAGCATTGGAAGAGAATACGAAGGTGATATGGTCTTTGTTAATGGATGATAAAGTCTCAACCATTGGCATTTACGGCATGGGGGGAGTTGGTAAAACAACAATACTAAAACATGTCCATAATGAGCTTCTACAAAGACGAGATATTTGTGATCATGTTTGGTGGGTGACCGTGTCTCAAGATTTCAGCATTAATAGATTGCAGAATCTTATTGCTAACCGTCTTGATCTAGACCTTCCAAGCGAAGATGATGAACTGCATAGAGCTGCCAAATTGTCAGAAGAACTAAGGAAGGAACAAAAATGGATtctcattttagatgatttgtggaacAATTTTGAGCTACACAAAGTGGGAATTCCTAAGAAGTTGAAAGGATGCAAGTTGATTATGACAACTCGATCAAAAACGATTTGTCATCGGATGGCTTGCCAGCACAAAATCAAAGTGAAGCCACTTTCTAATGGAGAAGCTTTGACTTTGTTCATGGAGAAGCTTCAACGTGATGTAGCACTTTCACCAGAAGTGGAAGGAATTGCGAAAGCTGTTGCAAGggaatgtgctggtttgccaTTAGGAATTATTACAGTGGCAGGAAGCTTGAGTGGAGTGCATGACCTACATGAGTGGAGAACTACattgaagaaattgagagaATCAGAATTTAGGGACAAGGAAGTATTCAAGTTATTGAGGTTTAGTTATGATCGGTTAGGTGATTTAGCACTACAACAATGTCTCTTGTACTGTGCATTATTTCCTGAAGATGGTGTGATTGAAAGGGAAAAGTTGATAGGTTATTTGATCGATGAGGGAATAATTAAAGGAATGAGGAGCAGGGGAGATGCATTTGACGAGGGCCACACGATGCTTAATATACTTGAAAATGTTTGCCTATTGGAAAGTGTTAAAATGAAGTTTGATGATATTAGAcgtgtcaagatgcatgacttgattagggacaTGGCCATCCATATACTGCAAGAGAACCTTCAATACATGGTCAAAGCAGGTGCACAATTAAAAGAGTTGCCAGATGCAGAGGAGTGGACGGAGAATCTGATGAGAGTTTCACTAATGAAAAACATGATCCAAGAAATTCCTTCCAGCCATTCACCTAGGTGTCCCTATCTATCAACTCTATTGCTATGTCAAAATCGTTTGTTGGGATTTATTGCGGATTCATTTTTCAAGCAATTGCATGGGCTCAAGGTCCTCGATCTGTCTTGCACAGGTATTAAAAATTTGCCAGAATCTGTCTCTGATTTGGTGAGTCTCACTGCATTATTGCTTAGTTGTTGTgataatttaaaacatgttcCATCATTAAAGAAGCTCACGGAACTGAAGAGGTTGGATCTCTATTGGACTCCGCTTGAAAAGATGCCACAAGGAATGGAATGCCTCACCAACCTGAGGTATCTTAGATTGAATGGATGtggtgaaaaggagtttcctTGTGGGATATTACCAAAACTCTCTCACCTACAAGTCTTTGAACTAAAACAGTCAATGAGGACCAGTTATGCTCCGATAACagttaaaggaaaggaagtagGATCCTTGAGAAATTTGGAAACTTTGGAGTGCCATTTCGAAGATTTTTCTGACTTCGTGGAGTATCTCAGATCTCGAGATGGGATTCAATCATTAAGcacatataaaattttagtaGGAATGGTGGATTACTTGTATTGGGAAAACATTGATGattttccaagtaaaacagctggGTTGTGTAATTTGAGTATCAATAGAGATGGAGATTTTCAGGTCAAGTTCTTAAATGGTATTCAAAGACTGATTTGTGAACGCATCAATGCAAGAAGTTTATGTGATGTTTTGTCATTAGAGAATGCAACTGAACTGGAGGACATCAACATTCGGGATTGCAATaacatggagagcttggtttcatcttcttggttctgcTATGCTCCACCACCATTGCCATCATATAATGGTATGTTTTCTGGACTTAAAGGGTTTTATTGTGGTGGATGTAAGAGTATGAAGATGTTGTTCCCACTTGTGTTGCTGCCAAACCTCGTAAACCTGGAAAGGATTGAAGTGATGCTttgtgagaaaatggaggagataataggaaCAACAGATGAAGAAAGCAGCACCTCCAATACCATCACAGAATTAACACTCCCAAAGTTAAGAACTCTAGAATTGGATTGCttaccagaactgaaaagcatttgTAGTGCAAAACTGACTTGCAATTCTCTTGAAGATATTAGTGTAATGTATTgtgagaagctgaagaggatgccaatttgtcttccgttgcttgaaaatggccagcCATCCCCTCCCCCTTCTCTTAAATACATCCGAGCATGTCCAGAAGAATGGTGGGAGACAgtagtggagtgggagcatTCTAAGGCAAAGGATGTCCTTCATCCCTTTGTAAAGTTTGAGTATTGGTAA
- the LOC118048634 gene encoding probable disease resistance protein At4g27220 — translation MEGFQPSSMDDDLFDLQSLLHSDQGGQNNVINDGIQQTTPFPTSFPETMTAMGGLDGTSSSWINQNEPNWPQTPSRHHNSFIHQPQPGHGYMTPNATTSQHGGFNQPGPSFPPPWIQTFSNEGQVHQVAVIPNIDNMQQENFVLGSQMDTLQVRGLQNQTAMPNASNPGLGTSLRRQNRGRNGSMKCMFCPHTYTIKTSISRIKWHLSGETGHGVAICRGVTKEVQEAAFQAANKRQKITASSVTVNDCGISTCPQEQNIEINLVGGIGRVQRELQVVEPEVGEERISSHAIAGNKEVSMNGMRAQEDRVSEGALESRLRTEPVDRALEESNPVLGNLAGAAGRIQVGVQGMEQGPGEERIQSQEPGVGEERISSHAIAGNDVVSMTGMRAQEDGVFEGALESRPRTEPVEEDVENSRRSVQVGAGGVPLPTSSTKPQGQAFKENTKVIWSLLMDGKVSTIGIYGMGGVGKSTILRHIYNELLQRPDICDHVWWVTVSEDFSINRLQNLIAEHLDLDLSRKNDELHRAAKLSEELRKKQKWILILDDLWNHFELHEVGIPEKLEGCKLIMTTRSEMVCHQMACHHRIKVKPLSEKEAWILFMEKLGRDIALLPEVERIAKAIARECAGLPLGIITVARSLRGVDDLHEWRNTLKKLRESEFRDIDDKVFRLLRFSYDRLGDLALQQCLLYCALFPEDGHIERDTLIGYLIDEGIIEGMRSWKDSFDKGHTMLNKLEYVCLLEGYKFNYGRGGFVKIHDLIRDMAIQILLENSQVMVKARAQLKVLPDAEEWTENLTRVSLMENKIEEIPSSHSPMCPNLSSLFLCHNEGLGFIADSFFKQLHGLKVLDLSCTSIENLPDSVSDLVSLTALLINCCDKLRHVPSLKKLRELKRLDLSLTNLEKMPEGMECLSKLRYLRMNGCGEKEFPSGILSKLSNLQVFVLEEFPSGITVKGNEVVSLRNLETLECHFEGLPDFVEYLRSRDGIQSLSTCKISVGMVDGDFWEDIDYYPSKTIGLGNLSISGDGDFQVMFLDGIQGLVCESIDARSLCDVLSLENAPELELIDIKDCDSMESLVSSSWFCSAPPPMPSYNGMFSGLERFYCGGCNNMKKLFPLVLLPNLVNLEVISVINCEKMEEIIGTTDEESNTSNPITELILPKLRTLELLCLPELKSICSAKLICNSLKDISVRHCGKLKRIPFPFS, via the exons ATGGAAGGGTTCCAACCATCTTCTATGGATGATGATCTTTTCGATCTTCAATCACTACTTCACTC TGATCAAGGTGGACAGAACAATGTTATCAACGATGGCATTCAACAAACAACTCCTTTTCCAACTTCATTTCCTGAAACAATG ACAGCAATGGGAGGTTTGGATGGAACATCGTCATCATGGATCAACCAAAATGAACCAAATTGGCCTCAAACTCCATCAAGGCATCATAATTCCTTTATTCATCAACCTCAGCCGGGACATGGCTATATGACACCGAACGCAACCACATCACAACATGGTGGCTTCAATCAACCTGGACCTTCTTTTCCTCCTCCCTG GATTCAAACTTTTTCTAATGAAGGACAAGTACATCAAGTTGCTGTAATTCCTAACATAGACAATATGCAACAAGAGAACTTCGTGCTTGG GTCACAGATGGATACCCTCCAAGTCCGAGGATTGCAAAATCAAACTGCTATGCCAAATGCCTCTAATCCTGGCCTTGGCACTTCCCTGCGAAGACAAAATAGGG gTCGAAATGGTAGCATGAAGTGTATGTTTTGTCCACATACATATACCATTAAAACTTccatttcaaggatcaaatggcatttatCAGGAGAGACAGGGCACGGTGTTGCCATTTGTCGTGGGGTGACTAAAGAAGTTCAAGAAGCAGCCTTTCAAGCTGctaacaaaagacaaaaaatcaCAGCAAGTTCAGTCACTGTTAATGATTGTGGAATTTCAACTTGTCCACAAGAACAAAACATTGAGATTAACTTGGTAGGAGGTATTGGAAGGGTACAAAGAGAACTTCAGGTTGTAGAACCCGAGGTAGGGGAAGAGAGGATTTCTTCTCATGCAATAGCAGGAAACAAAGAAGTAAGCATGAACGGAATGAGAGCACAAGAAGATAGAGTTTCCGAAGGGGCACTCGAGAGCAGACTGAGGACAGAACCAGTGGATCGAGCGTTGGAAGAAAGCAATCCAGTACTTGGCAATTTGGCAGGGGCTGCTGGAAGGATACAAGTGGGAGTTCAGGGCATGGAACAAGGTCCCGGAGAAGAGAGAATTCAGTCACAAGAACCCGGGGTAGGGGAAGAGAGGATTTCTTCTCATGCAATAGCAGGAAACGACGTAGTAAGCATGACTGGAATGAGAGCACAAGAAGATGGAGTTTTCGAAGGGGCACTCGAGAGCAGACCGAGGACAGAACCAGTGGAGGAGGATGTCGAGAATAGTCGAAGATCAGTGCAGGTTGGTGCTGGAGGAGTTCCATTACCTACTAGCTCTACAAAGCCACAGGGTCAAGCATTCAAAGAGAATACGAAGGTGATATGGTCTTTGTTAATGGATGGGAAAGTCTCAACCATTGGTATTTATGGGATGGGGGGAGTTGGTAAATCCACAATACTACGACATATCTATAATGAGCTTCTACAAAGACCAGATATTTGTGATCATGTTTGGTGGGTGACTGTGTCTGAAGATTTTAGCATTAATAGATTGCAAAATCTTATTGCTGAACATCTTGATCTAgatctttcaagaaaaaatgatgaactGCATAGAGCTGCCAAGTTGTCAGAAGAACtaaggaagaaacaaaaatggattctcattttagatgatttgtggaacCATTTTGAGCTACACGAAGTTGGAATTCCTGAGAAGTTGGAAGGATGCAAGCTGATTATGACAACTCGATCAGAAATGGTTTGTCATCAGATGGCTTGCCACCACAGAATCAAAGTGAAGCCACTTTCTGAGAAAGAAGCTTGGATTTTGTTCATGGAGAAACTTGGACGTGACATAGCACTTTTACCAGAAGTGGAACGAATTGCAAAAGCTATTGCTAGggaatgtgctggtttgccGTTGGGAATTATTACAGTGGCAAGAAGCTTGAGGGGAGTGGATGATCTACATGAGTGGAGAAATACattgaagaaattgagagaATCAGAATTTAGGGACATAGATGATAAAGTATTCAGGTTATTGAGGTTTAGTTATGATCGGTTAGGTGATTTAGCACTACAACAATGTCTCTTGTACTGTGCATTATTTCCTGAAGATGGTCACATTGAAAGGGATACGTTGATAGGTTATTTGATCGATGAGGGAATAATTGAAGGAATGAGGAGCTGGAAAGATTCATTTGACAAGGGCCACACGATGCTTAATAAACTCGAATATGTCTGTCTATTGGAAGGTTATAAATTCAACTATGGTCGTGGTGGATTTGTCAAGATAcatgacttgattagggacaTGGCTATCCAAATACTGCTAGAGAACTCTCAAGTCATGGTTAAAGCTCGTGCACAATTAAAAGTGTTGCCAGATGCTGAGGAGTGGACAGAGAATCTCACAAGAGTCTCACTAATGGAAAACAAGATCGAAGAAATTCCTTCCAGCCATTCACCAATGTGTCCAAATCTATCCTCTCTATTTCTATGTCATAATGAAGGGTTGGGATTTATTGCAGATTCATTTTTCAAGCAATTGCATGGGCTCAAGGTCCTCGATCTGTCTTGCACAAGTATTGAAAATTTGCCAGACTCTGTCTCTGATTTGGTGAGTCTCACTGCATTATTGATCAACTGTTGTGATAAATTAAGACATGTTCCATCATTAAAAAAGCTCAGGGAATTGAAGAGGTTGGATCTCTCTTTGACTAATCTTGAAAAGATGCCAGAAGGAATGGAATGTCTATCCAAACTAAGGTATCTTAGAATGAATGGATGtggtgaaaaggagtttcctAGTGGGATATTATCAAAACTCTCTAACCTGCAAGTCTTTGTATTAGAAGAATTTCCTAGTGGGATAACAGTTAAAGGAAACGAAGTAGTATCCTTGAGAAATTTGGAAACTTTGGAATGCCATTTCGAAGGTCTCCCTGACTTCGTGGAGTATCTCAGATCTCGGGATGGGATCCAATCATTAAGCACATGCAAAATTTCAGTAGGAATGGTGGATGGTGATTTTTGGGAAGACATTGATTATTATCCAAGTAAAACAATTGGGTTGGGTAATTTGAGTATCAGCGGAGATGGAGATTTTCAAGTCATGTTCTTAGATGGCATTCAAGGACTGGTTTGTGAAAGCATCGATGCAAGAAGTTTATGTGATGTTCTGTCATTAGAGAATGCACCTGAACTAGAGCTCATCGACATTAAGGATTGCGatagcatggagagcttggtttcatcttcttggttctgcTCTGCTCCACCACCAATGCCATCATATAATGGTATGTTTTCTGGTCTTGAACGGTTTTATTGTGGTGGATGTAACAAtatgaagaagttgttcccGCTTGTGCTACTACCAAACCTTGTAAACCTGGAAGTGATTAGTGTTATTAActgtgagaaaatggaggagataataggaaCAACAGATGAAGAGAGCAACACCTCCAATCCCATCACGGAATTAATACTCCCAAAGTTAAGAACTCTGGAATTGTTGTGTttaccagaactgaaaagcatttgCAGTGCAAAACTGATTTGCAATTCTCTTAAAGATATTAGTGTAAGGCATTGTGGGAAGCTGAAGAGGATCCCCTTCcccttctcttaa